From the Gallaecimonas xiamenensis 3-C-1 genome, the window GGGTCGGTATGACCGACGGCATGGACGCAGGCCTGGCGGTTGAAGCCAAGTACTTCGGCGAACTGGTAAAAACGCCAGAGAGCAAGCAGCTGCGCGGCCTTTTCTTCGCAACCACTCAGATGAAGAAGGAAACCGGCGCCGAGGGCGTGACTCCCAGGAAAGTCGCCAAGGCGGCGGTTTTGGGTGGCGGCCTGATGGGTGGCGGCATTGCCAACGTCACCGTGACCAAGGCCGGCGTGCCTGTGCGTATCAAGGACATTGGCGAGCAGGGCATCAGCCATGCCTTCAAATACAGCTACGACCTGTTGATGAAGAAGGTTAAGCGCCGCCACCTGCGTAAGAGCCAGGCACAAAAGCAGATGATGATGCTGACCGGCGACACCCAGTACCGGGGCTTCCATGACGTGGATATCGTCGTCGAAGCGGTGTTTGAAGACTTGGCCCTCAAGCATCAGATGGTCAAGGACATCGAGACCCACTGCGGCCCCGAGACCATCTTCGCCTCCAACACTTCGTCTCTGCCCATAGGCCAGATAGCCGAGGCCGCCCAGCGCCCTGAAAACGTCATCGGCCTGCATTACTTCTCGCCGGTGGACAAGATGCCCCTGGCCGAGATCATTGCCCACGACAAGACCTCGCCCCAGACCATCGCCACCACAGTGGCCTTTGCCCGCCGCCAGGGCAAGACCCCTATCGTGGTCAAAGACGGCGCCGGTTTCTATGTCAACCGTATCCTGGGTCTGTACATGAACGAAGCAGCCTACCTGCTGATGGAAGGGGAGCCGGTTGAAAAACTGGACAAGGCCCTGACCGCCTTCGGCATGCCGGTGGGTCCCATGACCTTGCTGGACGAGGTGGGTATCGATGTGGGTGCCAAAATTGCCCCCATCCTGGAAAAAGAACTGGGCGAGCGCTTCCAAGCACCGGCGGCCTTTGACAAGCTGCTGGCCGACGGCCGTAAGGGCAAGAAATCCCAGAAGGGTTTCTATCTTTACAAGGATCTGCCCAAGTCTTGGAATCCGCTGAAAAAGCTGCCGAAAAAGCCGGTGGACGAGTCTGTGTACCGGGTGCTGGGCATCAGCCCTGCCGGTAGGTTGGACCTGGATGCCATTGCCGAGCGCACCTTGCTGCAGATGCTCAACGAGGCGGCACGCTGCCTGGATGAGGGCATCATTCAAAGTGCCCGCGACGGCGATATCGGCGCCATTTTCGGTATCGGTTTTCCTCCCTTCCTGGGCGGGCCTTTCCGCTACATGGACAAGTTGGGCGCCAAAGCGGTAGTGGCCAAGCTTGAGGCCCTCAAGGCCCAGCACGGGGAGCGCTTTGCTCCCAGCCCATTGCTGGTGAAGATGGCCGAAGACGGCGGTCATTTTTACAATGACTGAGTAAAAAAGGGGAGCTCGGGCTCCCCTTTTTTTGGTCATAAATTCGTCATCATGGTAAAGTACGGGGCTAGCTGTAGAGGTGCCCTATGTCCTGGTTGTTGTTGCCGTTGTTTTTCCCTGCCTTTTCCCTGCTGTTTTACATTGAAGCCCTCAAGGGCGGTATCAGACCCCGTTATTGGGCTCTGGTTGGCCTGGTGACTGGTCCCTTTGCCTGGCCCATGCTGCAAGCCAGAAAGCGACTCTGGTGGCGTCAGGTTTGTGGTTACTCCGGCATTTTATTCCGGGCATAAGAAAAGGCGCCATCAGGCGCCTTTTTCACGTCAGGACCACCACCTTTGAGCCGGGGTCACTCTTATAGACAGTGTCTCCAACCCCTCAGGCAGCCGGTGGGACCGCTTAGGGCGGCGTCCCAGCCAGGTTTTCAGAAGGGTGATCATGATTACAGGCCTACTTGGTCTTCAATCATTACCTGCGCGGATGCGGAGGTGGGGGACAGACCTACCTGATCTTCGATCTGGGTGGTCGGGGTAGGATTGAAGAAGTTGAGCAGAATGGCCAGCAGAGAAGCGTTAAACATGATTATTATCCTCAGTGAGTGTAAGTAGTGTCTTGCCGTTAATGAAGAGCAAGCACTGTGCCAACACCCTCGATCATTTAACGTTTCAAACTGACAACATCTGCCGGGCCGAGTTTTCCCCCTCTTTTCAGCAATAATTGCTCAAAATCCATGGCTGGCATGGGTTTACCAAACAGATATCCCTGGCTGATAGGACAGTTGAGCTGTTTGAGAGCCGTCAATTGCTCTTCAGTTTCTACCCCTTCGGCTACCACCTGCAGTTCCATATTCTTGGCCAGGGAAATAATGGCTGCCGTGAGGCTCCTGGCACTGGTATCTACCGTCAAGTCTTTGACGAAGGAGCGGTCAATTTTGACGCTGGTGACGGGAAATTGGCGCAGGTGGGACAGGGAAGAATAACCGGTACCGAAGTCGTCCATGGCCAGGGTAATACCCCGCTCCCTCAGCCTTTCCATCACGGCGATGGCCCTGATGGGATCTTCCATCATGGCGCCCTCGGTCAGCTCCAGCTCCAACAGGTGGGGAGGCAGGCCACAGGTCTCCAGGACTTCGTCGATTCGGGCCACCAGATCCTGCTGGCGGAATTGTCGTGGCGACAGGTTGATGGCGATGCGGCCGGGGAAGAGGCCTTGATCATACCATTTGCAGACCTGACGGCAGGTGGCATGCATCACCCAGTTACCCAAGTCGACAATCAAGCCGCTTTCTTCGGCGATGGGAATAAAGTCGGCCGGGGAAATATAGCCACCTCTGCCGTCCGGCAGCCGTAAAAGGGCCTCGGCGCCCTTGCACTGTCCTGAGTAGGTGTCGGCTTTGGGCTGGTAGAAGACCTCGAACAGGTTTTCCCGCAGGGCCTTACGTACCCGGTTCTCCAGGGCGAGGCGGGCATGGGCCTGCTCATTCATGGTGGTGGAGAAGAACTGGCAGATATCGCCACCAACGTGCTTGGCGTGGTACATGGCGGCGTCGGCATTACGCAGCAGGTTCTCCGGGTTGTCACCGTCATCGGGATAGAGGACGGCGCCAATGGCGCAGGTGACGTTGATTTCTTCGCCGTGGAGGTAGAAGGGGGCCATCAACTGGCGATGCAGGGCGGCAGACAAACGGGTGATGTCGTCGAGCTTGGCCTGGCTGTCCACCACTATGGCAAATTCGTCTCCCCCTAGGCGATAAAGGGTATGTTCCTGACCCATCACGTACTGCAGGCGGTCTGCCACTTCCAAAAGTAGCTGATCGCCGTATTGGTGGCCGAGGGAATCGTTTACCTGCTTGAAGTTATTAAGATCCAGCACCATCAGGGCACAAGGCTGCTTCTTGCGCACCAGGCCATGCAAGGTACTCATAAAGAAGCTGCGGTTGGGCAGGCCGGTCAAGGGGT encodes:
- the fadJ gene encoding fatty acid oxidation complex subunit alpha FadJ, with product MTDKTFSFALREDGIGIITMDVPGESMNTLKAAFAEEIRAILADIRHDPAVKGLVLVSGKQGSFIAGADIGMLDKCESSQDAEALSKAGHAICAELESLKVPLIAAIHGPCLGGGLELAMACHGRVASDWDKTALGLPEVQLGLLPGSGGTQRLPRLVGIQKALDMMLTGKQLRPAQAKKAGLVDEVVPQSILLDVAIGLAKKGKPLRDGVKLGFKDKLLEDNGVGRNIVFDQARKTVLKKTGGHYPAPLKILECVRVGMTDGMDAGLAVEAKYFGELVKTPESKQLRGLFFATTQMKKETGAEGVTPRKVAKAAVLGGGLMGGGIANVTVTKAGVPVRIKDIGEQGISHAFKYSYDLLMKKVKRRHLRKSQAQKQMMMLTGDTQYRGFHDVDIVVEAVFEDLALKHQMVKDIETHCGPETIFASNTSSLPIGQIAEAAQRPENVIGLHYFSPVDKMPLAEIIAHDKTSPQTIATTVAFARRQGKTPIVVKDGAGFYVNRILGLYMNEAAYLLMEGEPVEKLDKALTAFGMPVGPMTLLDEVGIDVGAKIAPILEKELGERFQAPAAFDKLLADGRKGKKSQKGFYLYKDLPKSWNPLKKLPKKPVDESVYRVLGISPAGRLDLDAIAERTLLQMLNEAARCLDEGIIQSARDGDIGAIFGIGFPPFLGGPFRYMDKLGAKAVVAKLEALKAQHGERFAPSPLLVKMAEDGGHFYND